The Cohnella abietis genome has a segment encoding these proteins:
- a CDS encoding DUF4395 domain-containing protein, translating to MRYVKANQIGIAVSVVLSFLLHEPWILLALWVIQVAGLITEGRFNLFVIVAKQVLKDKGEETQAIELQRFNNLLAILFLSLALISFAFGWQIAGYAFSAMLLLASSAALLGFCIGCTVYFWIKQIRAGRLRRN from the coding sequence ATGCGTTACGTAAAAGCTAATCAGATAGGAATCGCTGTTTCAGTCGTTCTTTCCTTCCTCTTACATGAACCTTGGATACTCCTAGCTTTGTGGGTCATTCAAGTAGCCGGGTTAATAACTGAAGGACGCTTTAACCTTTTCGTAATTGTTGCCAAGCAAGTACTTAAAGATAAAGGTGAAGAAACCCAAGCGATAGAGCTTCAGCGGTTTAACAATTTATTGGCCATCCTATTTCTAAGTCTAGCCCTAATTTCTTTCGCCTTCGGTTGGCAAATTGCCGGATACGCTTTCTCTGCTATGCTTTTACTTGCTTCAAGCGCAGCTTTACTCGGGTTCTGCATAGGCTGTACAGTCTACTTCTGGATCAAGCAAATACGCGCAGGACGTCTGAGAAGAAATTAG
- the ligA gene encoding NAD-dependent DNA ligase LigA: MAQTGFLERMQELVAELNAHSHRYYTEDNPTISDKEYDVLYDELSQLEAVSGSILPDSPTRRVGGDILKGFEPHRHLSRLWSLDKAQNTEDLVAWAARVNRLITDYNSKNTDDPLPAPEYVVELKFDGLSLNLTYENGELAQAATRGNGEIGEGILAQARTIRTVPLTIGFGEGTIEVQGEGFMRLSVLEEYNKTAAEPLKNARNGAAGALRNLDPRITASRKLDAFFYNVGFSENVSFANHREMMSFLRENKFPVNPYNAYFTTMEEVIVELEAVVERRGHLDYLIDGAVIKLTDMRTRDALGYTDKFPRWAVAFKFEAEETTTVLESVSWELGRTGKVTPLARVEAVELAGVTVQNCTLNNVGDIERKNLSHALGTRVFIRRSNDVIPEILGKADDEEGQTIEIPIVCPGCGSPLEMRGAHLFCNNRLGCKPQIIGRITHFASRDCMDIETFSGKTAEQLYEELNVREPADLYSLNYDDLVKLQRFGEKKATNLLAALEKSKSRELSSFLNALGIPNTGKATTKMLAEHFGDLDRLMASEVDELVGLPDVGGIVAESIFNYFRDPIALASIARMRELGMKAEASRPAAASADANHPLFGKTVVLTGTLSVMTRDEAAQKLEALGAKVSGSVSKKTDLVIAGESAGSKLTKARDLGVPVLEDQEELLRLLGGQ; this comes from the coding sequence ATGGCACAAACCGGATTTCTAGAGCGGATGCAGGAGCTCGTCGCTGAGCTTAACGCGCATAGCCATCGATACTATACAGAAGACAATCCAACGATCAGCGATAAAGAATATGATGTCCTTTATGATGAGCTTTCGCAGCTAGAGGCAGTCAGTGGATCGATTTTGCCGGACTCTCCGACTCGAAGAGTTGGTGGTGATATCCTTAAGGGATTCGAACCGCATCGCCATCTTTCCCGACTTTGGAGCTTGGACAAGGCGCAGAATACTGAGGATTTAGTTGCTTGGGCTGCGAGAGTCAATCGACTAATTACGGACTACAATTCCAAGAACACGGATGATCCACTTCCTGCTCCCGAATACGTAGTGGAATTAAAGTTCGATGGGCTATCCTTAAACCTAACCTATGAGAACGGTGAGTTAGCCCAAGCCGCAACGAGAGGTAATGGTGAGATAGGGGAAGGCATTCTTGCCCAAGCTCGCACGATTCGCACAGTACCACTTACAATCGGCTTTGGAGAAGGAACGATTGAGGTGCAGGGAGAAGGCTTTATGCGTTTGTCTGTGCTTGAGGAATATAACAAAACAGCTGCTGAACCCCTTAAGAACGCTCGTAATGGAGCTGCAGGTGCTTTGCGGAATCTAGATCCTCGAATTACGGCGTCTCGCAAATTGGATGCTTTCTTCTATAATGTCGGGTTTTCTGAAAATGTTTCTTTTGCCAACCATCGTGAAATGATGAGCTTCTTGCGAGAAAATAAGTTCCCCGTTAATCCGTATAATGCCTATTTTACGACAATGGAAGAAGTAATTGTTGAGCTAGAGGCAGTTGTCGAGCGACGTGGACACTTGGATTACTTAATTGATGGAGCGGTTATTAAGCTGACTGATATGAGAACAAGGGATGCTTTGGGTTATACGGACAAATTCCCTCGTTGGGCTGTCGCCTTTAAATTTGAGGCAGAGGAAACGACGACGGTACTAGAATCTGTATCCTGGGAATTAGGGAGAACGGGTAAGGTAACTCCACTTGCTCGTGTAGAAGCAGTTGAGCTCGCTGGTGTTACCGTACAGAATTGCACACTCAACAATGTCGGTGATATTGAACGCAAAAATCTTTCTCATGCATTGGGGACAAGAGTATTTATTCGGCGCTCCAACGACGTTATTCCTGAGATTCTGGGTAAAGCGGATGATGAAGAAGGCCAAACAATCGAGATTCCAATCGTTTGTCCCGGTTGTGGATCTCCTTTGGAAATGAGGGGGGCGCATCTGTTCTGTAACAATCGTTTAGGATGCAAGCCACAGATCATTGGACGGATCACTCATTTCGCATCTCGCGATTGCATGGACATTGAGACATTCAGCGGGAAGACTGCGGAGCAATTGTACGAGGAACTAAATGTTCGCGAGCCGGCTGATTTGTACAGCTTAAATTATGATGATTTGGTTAAGCTCCAACGCTTTGGAGAAAAGAAGGCGACTAACCTGCTGGCAGCGCTGGAGAAATCGAAATCGCGGGAGCTATCTTCTTTTCTAAATGCCTTGGGTATTCCCAATACGGGAAAAGCTACGACTAAAATGCTAGCAGAGCATTTTGGCGATTTGGATAGGTTAATGGCTTCAGAGGTTGATGAGCTTGTTGGATTACCGGACGTCGGTGGCATTGTTGCGGAGAGTATCTTCAACTATTTCCGCGATCCAATTGCATTAGCAAGCATCGCCCGCATGCGCGAGCTTGGCATGAAAGCTGAGGCATCTCGTCCAGCGGCTGCTTCAGCAGATGCGAATCATCCTCTGTTTGGTAAAACGGTCGTACTGACTGGAACACTGTCGGTTATGACACGAGATGAAGCTGCCCAGAAGCTAGAAGCGCTTGGAGCTAAAGTGTCAGGTAGTGTATCAAAGAAAACAGATCTAGTTATTGCAGGAGAAAGTGCTGGAAGTAAGCTAACAAAGGCACGTGATCTAGGCGTTCCTGTACTAGAGGATCAAGAAGAATTGCTACGACTTCTCGGAGGCCAATAA
- the pcrA gene encoding DNA helicase PcrA, producing MFFERDNTSSIDIDASINKLNPKQKEAAIATNGPLLIMAGAGSGKTRVLTHRIAYLISKRLAAPWSILAITFTNKAAREMQDRVAKLIGPSGKDIWVSTFHSMCVRILRRDIERIGFGSNFSILDSTDQLSVIRNVMKDNNIDTKKIEPKAVQGSISAAKNELMSPAQYEQKQGDYFESIVAKVYTQYQRRLKANNSLDFDDLLLQTIQLFKDVPEVLESYQNKFKYIHVDEYQDTNKAQYTLCKMLAQKHHNICVVGDSDQSIYRWRGADITNILNFEADYPEAQSILLEQNYRSTSNILDAANAVIKNNMGRKAKNLWTDQDGGDKITVYQGDSEHEEGYFIAGEIRKNRQNARRYGDHAILYRTNAQSRVVEEILIKSEIPYQIVGGIKFYDRKEIKDILSYLRLVSNPDDDNSLNRVVNEPKRGLGDTTMTKVREEATRKGISILQLLNEGDGLLGDGLYHLDIQSRAKVALSGFRDLINNLSAMVEYLSVTELTEKLLELTEYRLELQRENTLESKSRLENIEEFLSVTQEFEKRNDDKSLISFLTELALVADIDSMDDEEGDGDAVILMTMHSAKGLEFPVVFIVGMEEGLFPSSRSFMDNAEMEEERRLAYVGITRAEKKLYLTCARMRLLYGKTSTNAPSRFLGEIPLELKEAVESAGGGRSGSYGGYGSRVSGGGNSGYGTRSPSSPSVGFGARPTVSPTTNASVTRPQTPSAAKPVGDGMAIAAGDKVQHAKWGIGTVVAVKGTGNDAELQIAFPAPTGVKRLLAAFAPVTKI from the coding sequence ATGTTTTTTGAACGGGATAATACAAGTTCCATTGATATCGATGCCTCAATTAATAAGCTGAATCCAAAGCAGAAGGAAGCGGCCATAGCGACTAACGGACCCCTCCTTATTATGGCTGGCGCAGGAAGCGGTAAGACGCGAGTGCTGACTCATCGTATAGCTTATCTCATTTCCAAACGTCTAGCTGCACCATGGAGTATTTTGGCGATTACTTTTACAAACAAAGCAGCTCGTGAAATGCAGGACAGGGTAGCTAAGCTCATTGGTCCGTCCGGCAAAGATATTTGGGTAAGCACCTTCCACTCCATGTGCGTGCGTATTCTCCGTAGAGATATCGAACGTATTGGATTCGGTTCTAATTTCAGCATTCTCGATTCCACGGATCAGCTTTCTGTCATCCGTAACGTCATGAAGGATAACAACATCGATACGAAGAAAATCGAGCCTAAGGCAGTTCAAGGCTCCATTAGTGCGGCGAAGAATGAGCTCATGTCTCCGGCTCAATACGAGCAGAAGCAAGGGGATTATTTTGAATCCATCGTAGCTAAGGTGTACACGCAATATCAACGGAGACTCAAAGCTAACAACTCGCTCGACTTCGATGATCTTTTGCTCCAAACGATCCAGCTTTTTAAAGATGTTCCTGAGGTTCTAGAATCTTATCAGAATAAATTCAAATACATTCATGTCGATGAATACCAGGATACCAATAAAGCGCAATACACCCTGTGTAAAATGCTCGCACAAAAGCATCATAACATCTGCGTTGTTGGAGATAGTGATCAGTCGATTTACCGTTGGCGTGGAGCGGACATTACGAACATCCTTAACTTTGAGGCGGATTATCCTGAAGCGCAAAGTATTTTGCTGGAGCAGAACTATCGTTCTACCTCGAACATTCTAGATGCGGCGAACGCAGTCATTAAGAACAATATGGGTCGCAAAGCGAAAAACCTATGGACAGATCAAGATGGCGGCGACAAAATCACGGTGTACCAGGGTGATTCCGAGCACGAGGAAGGTTATTTTATAGCAGGTGAGATTCGCAAAAACCGTCAAAATGCCCGTCGCTACGGTGATCATGCGATTCTGTACCGGACGAATGCGCAGTCACGGGTCGTCGAGGAAATCCTTATTAAATCTGAAATTCCTTACCAAATCGTTGGCGGAATTAAGTTCTACGATCGTAAAGAGATTAAGGACATTCTTTCCTATTTACGGTTGGTGTCCAATCCGGATGATGATAATAGCTTGAATCGGGTCGTTAATGAGCCGAAGCGGGGCTTAGGCGATACGACGATGACGAAGGTGCGGGAAGAGGCGACTCGTAAGGGTATCTCTATTTTGCAGCTGCTTAATGAAGGGGATGGGTTGCTCGGAGACGGGCTGTATCATCTGGATATTCAATCTAGAGCAAAGGTAGCTTTGTCTGGCTTCCGTGATCTTATTAATAATTTATCTGCGATGGTCGAATATTTATCCGTAACGGAATTGACGGAGAAGCTGCTCGAGCTCACTGAATATCGGCTTGAGCTGCAGCGGGAGAATACACTTGAATCCAAGTCACGTCTTGAAAATATAGAAGAGTTCTTGTCGGTTACGCAAGAATTCGAGAAGCGCAATGATGATAAGTCACTGATCTCATTTTTGACAGAGCTGGCACTTGTTGCGGATATTGATTCGATGGATGATGAAGAAGGTGACGGTGATGCCGTAATCCTGATGACCATGCATAGCGCCAAAGGCTTGGAATTCCCAGTCGTGTTCATTGTAGGGATGGAAGAAGGCTTGTTCCCAAGCAGTCGTTCCTTCATGGATAACGCGGAAATGGAAGAAGAACGAAGATTGGCATACGTTGGAATCACAAGGGCAGAGAAGAAGCTATATTTAACCTGTGCCCGGATGCGGTTGCTCTATGGTAAAACAAGTACAAATGCTCCTTCACGGTTTTTGGGAGAAATTCCACTTGAATTGAAGGAAGCGGTAGAATCTGCAGGTGGAGGCCGCTCTGGCTCGTATGGAGGATATGGTTCTCGGGTAAGTGGTGGAGGAAACAGTGGGTACGGCACACGTTCCCCATCATCTCCAAGTGTAGGATTCGGTGCTCGCCCTACCGTTAGTCCAACGACAAACGCTTCAGTTACCCGACCGCAGACACCTTCAGCTGCTAAGCCTGTTGGAGATGGAATGGCAATAGCTGCAGGAGATAAGGTTCAGCATGCGAAGTGGGGTATTGGTACTGTTGTAGCTGTAAAAGGTACAGGTAATGATGCAGAGCTGCAAATTGCGTTTCCAGCACCTACAGGTGTTAAGAGACTATTAGCTGCGTTCGCTCCAGTTACTAAAATATAA